A single genomic interval of Streptomyces graminofaciens harbors:
- a CDS encoding nuclear transport factor 2 family protein, translated as MTWRTAEYPELKFDFKRVIGENDLVVLHYRRTLSATDRGTAVMDIFRFENGKIVEHWDVIQDVPETSANDNTMF; from the coding sequence GTGACGTGGCGGACCGCCGAGTACCCGGAGCTGAAGTTCGACTTCAAGCGGGTGATCGGCGAGAACGACCTCGTGGTGCTCCACTACCGCCGGACCCTCTCGGCGACTGACCGTGGCACCGCTGTGATGGACATCTTCCGGTTCGAGAACGGCAAGATCGTCGAGCACTGGGACGTCATCCAGGATGTCCCGGAGACGTCGGCGAACGACAACACCATGTTCTGA
- a CDS encoding zinc-binding dehydrogenase gives MVATADSADADRVKSLGAATVIDYTRGDVAAQVRAAHPDGVDALVDLIAYAPDALPLDLVRKGGKVASTLGAADDQTLAAQGLTGGNVMAAPTREDIAPLAEPAAAGTLTVDVTTVLPLESAAEGLATIASGTARGKIVITVAD, from the coding sequence GTGGTCGCCACCGCCGACTCCGCCGACGCCGACCGGGTGAAGAGCCTGGGCGCCGCCACCGTCATCGACTACACGCGGGGCGACGTCGCCGCACAGGTCCGGGCCGCCCACCCCGACGGCGTCGACGCGCTGGTCGACCTGATCGCCTACGCCCCCGACGCCCTGCCCCTGGACCTGGTCCGCAAGGGCGGCAAGGTCGCCTCCACCCTCGGCGCCGCCGACGACCAGACGCTGGCCGCCCAGGGCCTGACCGGCGGCAACGTCATGGCCGCGCCCACTCGCGAGGACATCGCCCCGCTGGCCGAGCCGGCCGCCGCCGGCACCCTCACCGTCGACGTGACCACGGTGCTGCCGCTGGAGAGCGCCGCCGAGGGACTGGCCACCATCGCCTCCGGCACCGCCCGGGGAAAGATCGTCATCACCGTCGCCGACTGA
- a CDS encoding helix-turn-helix transcriptional regulator has protein sequence MDRKELAEFLRRRRETLRPRDVGLVEGPRRRTQGLRREEVAQLAGMSTDYYARLEQQRAPQPSIQIATALARALRLTPDERDHLFALIGHNAPARFQRSEHVSPALMRVLERLNDDTPALVLSDMADTLAMNPIATALLGDQMRHTGLARSAYYRWFTDPAERLVYPEEDHPRHGRAQAARLRAALKAGSGDPRAARIVAELQERSPEFAGLWELQEVAQRYGDSKTILHPDLGRIDVDAQVLFTENRAQTLVVMTARPGTESQGKLELLSVIGHQQLTP, from the coding sequence ATGGACAGGAAAGAGCTGGCGGAGTTCCTGCGTCGGCGGCGTGAGACGCTGCGCCCCCGCGACGTCGGCCTGGTCGAGGGCCCGCGCCGGCGCACCCAGGGGCTGCGCCGCGAGGAGGTCGCCCAGCTCGCCGGCATGTCCACCGACTACTACGCCCGCCTGGAGCAGCAGCGCGCCCCGCAGCCGTCCATCCAGATCGCCACCGCCCTCGCCCGGGCGCTGCGACTGACCCCGGACGAACGCGACCACCTCTTCGCACTCATCGGCCACAACGCCCCGGCCCGCTTCCAGCGCTCCGAGCACGTCAGCCCAGCCCTCATGCGGGTCCTGGAGCGCCTGAACGACGACACCCCGGCCCTGGTGCTGTCCGACATGGCCGACACCCTCGCGATGAACCCGATCGCCACCGCCCTGCTCGGCGACCAGATGCGCCACACCGGCCTGGCCCGCAGCGCCTACTACCGCTGGTTCACCGACCCCGCCGAGCGGCTGGTGTACCCCGAGGAGGACCACCCCCGCCACGGCCGCGCCCAGGCGGCCCGCCTACGGGCCGCGCTCAAGGCCGGCAGCGGAGACCCCAGAGCCGCCCGGATCGTCGCCGAACTCCAGGAACGCAGCCCCGAGTTCGCCGGCCTGTGGGAACTCCAGGAGGTCGCCCAGCGCTACGGCGACAGCAAGACGATCCTCCACCCCGACCTCGGCCGCATCGACGTCGACGCCCAGGTCCTGTTTACCGAGAACCGCGCCCAGACCCTGGTGGTCATGACCGCCCGCCCCGGCACGGAAAGCCAGGGAAAGCTGGAACTCCTCTCGGTCATAGGACACCAGCAACTCACCCCCTGA
- a CDS encoding carboxymuconolactone decarboxylase family protein produces the protein MATASETPVLDTLAAMTVDSVERCGLTPDTFMLTRIAALAASDAPPISYVSHIDPAIQAGLTAEQVQDVLVAVAPIVGTARVMTAAGNIAKALGIAIAVADAEAETKG, from the coding sequence ATGGCCACAGCATCTGAAACCCCCGTACTCGACACCCTCGCGGCAATGACCGTCGACTCGGTCGAGCGGTGCGGGCTTACCCCGGACACGTTCATGCTCACCCGCATCGCGGCCCTCGCCGCTTCGGACGCTCCGCCGATCTCCTACGTCTCCCACATCGACCCCGCGATCCAGGCCGGCCTGACCGCCGAGCAGGTGCAGGATGTCCTGGTCGCCGTCGCCCCCATCGTGGGCACCGCCCGCGTCATGACGGCAGCCGGCAACATCGCCAAAGCGCTCGGCATCGCGATCGCCGTCGCCGACGCCGAGGCCGAAACCAAGGGGTGA
- a CDS encoding alcohol dehydrogenase catalytic domain-containing protein, translated as MRALHVPAAGAQPQLSEVPVPEPVEGTVLIKVKAAGLNAVDNAVAAGMMAAMAAHHYPLTLGRDVAGIVHEVGAGVDHVRPGDEVVGHIPFVPPIQAGTLAEYALPASSVTSKPAGLDFTRAAALPLAGAAALGAVDIVSAEVGQSVLVIGASGGVGSTPCSSWPPGESPWSPPPTPPTPTG; from the coding sequence ATGCGCGCACTGCACGTCCCGGCCGCCGGGGCACAGCCGCAGTTGTCCGAGGTGCCCGTGCCCGAGCCGGTCGAGGGCACCGTGCTGATCAAGGTGAAGGCCGCCGGGCTCAACGCCGTCGACAACGCCGTCGCCGCCGGGATGATGGCCGCGATGGCCGCTCACCACTACCCGCTGACCTTGGGCCGCGACGTCGCCGGCATCGTGCACGAGGTGGGCGCGGGCGTCGATCACGTGCGGCCCGGTGACGAGGTCGTCGGCCACATCCCGTTCGTCCCGCCCATCCAGGCCGGCACGCTCGCCGAGTACGCCCTGCCCGCCTCCTCCGTCACATCCAAGCCCGCCGGCCTGGACTTCACCCGCGCCGCCGCCCTGCCGCTGGCCGGAGCCGCCGCGCTGGGCGCCGTGGACATCGTCTCGGCCGAGGTGGGTCAGAGCGTGCTGGTCATCGGCGCGAGCGGGGGCGTCGGCTCCACGCCGTGCAGCTCCTGGCCGCCTGGGGAGTCACCGTGGTCGCCACCGCCGACTCCGCCGACGCCGACCGGGTGA
- a CDS encoding transposase: MADLRPIAAPFVVLGPSGVAVRARLGDLTPGDEKVLRLVGAHLGSLASKDLKARCADGLEHSTESWAARKRDLTAESSSRWAGSITKATHDQWALARRCQAAHVQSLEAGITTIRHRLSLPAGEKGTKRAPGGYRSAHEWFHKTRRLHVLEDRLDQVRAEREAGRVHVVRGGKRLLGTRHNLDKAQLTEAEWRERWEAERWFLQADGESGKRFGNETIRITPEGEVSIKLPAPLADLANAKHGRYVLAAKARFPHRGQERADRVEANRAVAYRIHYDTRRGRWYVDASWQIPPTKTIPLEAALADGVIGVDTNADHLAAWRLDTHGNPIGRPRRFFYDLSGNAPRRDAQIRHALTRLLNWAKSCGVTAIAVEDLDFQAEKTREKHGRKRRFRQLISGMPTGRLRARLASMADATGIAIIAVDPAYTSKWGAQHWQKPMANPNRKTTRHDAASIAIGRRAQGHPIRRRTTPPRAHQSDVHGHRTVQADRRAPEREGPRPRIPGPRTRSVPPDAASTRATRTSKTARGVRSDQEWVQDSLLLTD; this comes from the coding sequence ATGGCTGACCTCCGCCCGATTGCCGCGCCGTTCGTGGTGCTCGGCCCGTCCGGTGTGGCGGTACGTGCCCGGCTGGGGGACCTCACGCCCGGGGATGAGAAGGTTCTGCGCTTGGTGGGGGCGCACCTGGGCTCGCTCGCTTCGAAGGACCTCAAAGCGCGTTGCGCCGACGGCCTGGAGCACTCCACCGAGTCATGGGCGGCCCGTAAGAGGGATCTGACGGCCGAGTCGTCGTCCAGATGGGCCGGGTCGATCACGAAGGCCACGCATGACCAGTGGGCGCTCGCCCGGCGCTGCCAGGCCGCACACGTACAGTCCCTCGAAGCCGGTATCACGACGATCCGGCACCGGCTGTCGCTGCCGGCCGGGGAGAAGGGCACCAAGCGGGCTCCGGGCGGCTACCGCTCCGCGCACGAGTGGTTCCACAAGACGCGACGGCTGCATGTGCTGGAGGACCGGCTCGACCAGGTTCGGGCTGAGAGGGAAGCGGGCCGGGTGCATGTCGTGCGTGGCGGTAAACGTCTGCTGGGCACCCGCCACAACCTCGACAAGGCGCAGCTCACCGAGGCCGAGTGGCGTGAGCGGTGGGAAGCCGAGCGCTGGTTTCTTCAGGCGGACGGCGAGTCAGGGAAAAGGTTCGGCAACGAGACGATCCGCATCACGCCCGAGGGCGAAGTATCGATCAAGCTCCCGGCCCCGCTCGCCGACCTGGCGAACGCCAAGCACGGCCGGTACGTACTCGCCGCGAAGGCACGGTTCCCCCACCGGGGGCAGGAGCGGGCCGACCGCGTTGAGGCGAACCGGGCCGTGGCCTACCGCATCCACTACGACACTCGACGCGGGCGCTGGTACGTGGACGCCTCCTGGCAGATCCCTCCCACCAAGACCATCCCACTCGAAGCCGCCCTCGCCGATGGCGTGATCGGCGTGGACACCAACGCCGACCACCTCGCCGCATGGCGCCTGGACACTCACGGCAACCCGATCGGCCGACCGCGCCGGTTCTTCTACGACCTGTCCGGCAACGCCCCCCGCCGCGACGCCCAAATACGGCACGCCCTCACGCGGCTGCTGAACTGGGCCAAGAGCTGCGGCGTCACGGCCATCGCGGTCGAAGACCTCGACTTCCAGGCCGAGAAAACCAGAGAGAAGCACGGGCGCAAGCGCCGATTCCGCCAGCTCATCTCCGGCATGCCGACGGGCAGGCTCCGCGCCCGGCTGGCCTCCATGGCCGACGCCACAGGTATCGCGATCATCGCCGTGGACCCGGCCTACACCAGCAAGTGGGGCGCGCAGCACTGGCAAAAGCCGATGGCCAACCCCAACCGTAAGACCACCCGGCACGATGCGGCGAGCATCGCGATCGGACGACGCGCCCAGGGACACCCGATCCGGCGACGGACGACACCGCCCCGTGCACACCAGAGCGATGTGCACGGGCATCGGACCGTCCAGGCCGACCGGCGTGCCCCTGAGCGTGAGGGACCCCGCCCCCGCATCCCCGGACCACGGACACGATCCGTGCCGCCGGACGCGGCGAGTACGCGGGCGACCAGGACATCCAAAACCGCTCGGGGTGTCCGCAGTGACCAGGAATGGGTCCAAGACTCACTCCTGCTCACTGATTAG
- a CDS encoding TetR/AcrR family transcriptional regulator gives MDAPDDTATERADAASNRARLLDAAARLIAERGAEHVTMQSVAEAAGVGKGTLFRRFGDRAGLLLALLGEAEAEFQEAYTEGPPPLGPGAPAGERLEAFGCALIERVAAGADLGAALGRQVLHERRQASDTGRAFHRHVSTLLKEAGVDGDQDMLAHALLAYANFETTDYLHVGCGVPVPRLQSTWVHLVRLVTQIGGP, from the coding sequence ATGGACGCACCGGACGACACCGCCACCGAGCGGGCCGATGCCGCCAGCAACCGTGCCCGGCTGCTGGATGCGGCCGCCCGGCTGATCGCCGAGCGTGGGGCCGAGCACGTGACGATGCAGTCGGTCGCGGAGGCGGCCGGGGTGGGAAAGGGCACCCTCTTTCGCCGGTTCGGCGACCGCGCAGGGCTCCTGCTCGCCCTCCTGGGTGAGGCCGAGGCCGAGTTCCAGGAGGCGTACACCGAAGGTCCCCCGCCGTTGGGCCCGGGCGCGCCTGCGGGGGAGCGGCTGGAGGCGTTCGGCTGTGCGCTGATCGAGCGCGTCGCCGCCGGCGCGGACCTGGGCGCCGCGCTGGGCCGCCAGGTGCTCCACGAGCGCCGCCAAGCCTCCGACACCGGCCGCGCCTTCCACCGCCACGTCTCAACTCTTCTGAAGGAAGCGGGAGTTGACGGGGACCAGGACATGCTCGCCCACGCCCTGCTCGCCTACGCGAACTTCGAGACGACGGACTACCTGCACGTCGGCTGCGGGGTCCCCGTCCCACGCCTCCAGTCCACCTGGGTGCACCTGGTGCGGCTCGTGACCCAAATCGGCGGGCCCTGA
- a CDS encoding nitroreductase family deazaflavin-dependent oxidoreductase, with protein MPLMGEYEPSAMKLVREQVELYESSGGTEGTTLGSLIGWDDAARRDLPVVILTTLGAKSGKIRESPLMRVEHDGSYAVVASSGGAPKHPVWYHNLVADARVELQDGPVRQDMLAREVTGDEKTVWWARAVVAFPDYAEYQKKTDREIPVFVLEPTAAAH; from the coding sequence ATGCCTCTCATGGGCGAGTACGAGCCGAGCGCGATGAAGTTGGTACGCGAGCAGGTGGAGTTGTACGAGAGCTCCGGCGGTACCGAAGGAACGACGCTGGGCAGCCTGATCGGCTGGGACGACGCGGCAAGGCGGGACCTGCCTGTCGTCATCCTGACCACCCTGGGCGCGAAGAGCGGCAAGATCCGCGAGTCCCCGCTCATGCGGGTGGAGCACGACGGCTCCTACGCCGTGGTCGCCTCCTCGGGCGGGGCCCCCAAGCACCCGGTCTGGTACCACAACCTGGTGGCCGACGCCCGGGTGGAGCTTCAGGACGGCCCCGTACGACAGGACATGCTGGCACGCGAGGTGACCGGCGACGAGAAGACCGTGTGGTGGGCGCGAGCCGTCGTGGCGTTCCCCGACTATGCCGAGTACCAGAAGAAGACGGACCGTGAGATCCCGGTCTTCGTTCTGGAGCCGACGGCCGCAGCGCACTGA
- a CDS encoding IS607 family transposase, translating to MNLTEWAKTQGVHPQTAYRWFREGTLPVPAQRVGPRTILVNIDANTTPEAIGGLGLYARVSSHDQKTDLERQVARLSAWAAKAGHQVVRVEAEIASGMNGCRSKARRLLADPNVTCVVVEHKDRLGRMNVELVEAALSATGRRLLVMDDGEVEDDLVRDMMEVLTSFCARLYGRGSAKNRARKALEAAEHG from the coding sequence GTGAATCTGACGGAATGGGCGAAGACGCAGGGCGTGCATCCGCAGACCGCGTATCGCTGGTTCCGTGAAGGGACGTTGCCGGTACCGGCTCAGCGGGTCGGGCCACGCACGATCCTGGTGAACATCGACGCGAACACCACGCCCGAGGCCATCGGCGGTCTGGGCCTGTATGCCCGCGTGTCCTCGCACGATCAGAAGACCGATCTGGAACGCCAGGTCGCCCGGCTGTCGGCGTGGGCAGCGAAGGCCGGTCACCAAGTCGTTCGTGTGGAGGCGGAGATCGCTTCCGGGATGAACGGCTGCCGTTCCAAGGCCCGGCGTCTGCTGGCCGACCCGAACGTGACCTGTGTGGTGGTGGAGCACAAGGACCGGCTCGGCCGGATGAATGTCGAGCTTGTCGAGGCCGCCTTGTCCGCGACGGGCCGTCGCCTGCTGGTGATGGACGACGGCGAGGTCGAAGACGACCTGGTGCGGGACATGATGGAGGTACTGACCTCGTTCTGCGCCCGCCTGTATGGGCGCGGGTCGGCGAAGAACCGCGCCCGCAAGGCACTGGAAGCCGCCGAGCATGGCTGA
- a CDS encoding SDR family oxidoreductase: MKMTGNTILITGGTSGIGHGLALRLHEAGNKVIVAGRRKELLDEITAGNPGIDTLVLDVADPASIARAAETLAASHPELNVLVNNAGIMLPENLLDPASLPVAEDHVTVNLLGTIRMTYAFLPLLVGKDDAVVMNVTSALAFVPLPITPTYNATKAALHSFSESLRIQLAGADAGVQVIEVVPPAVRTTLLGQEDSETAMPLDDFLSETLTLLREKPDAKENIVEQARFVRDAEANGTYDDVLAMLSKIG, from the coding sequence ATGAAGATGACCGGCAACACCATCCTGATCACCGGCGGCACCTCGGGCATCGGGCACGGCCTGGCCCTGCGCCTGCACGAAGCCGGCAACAAGGTGATCGTCGCGGGCCGGCGCAAGGAACTCCTCGACGAGATCACCGCCGGGAACCCGGGCATCGACACGCTCGTCCTCGACGTCGCCGACCCCGCGTCGATCGCCCGCGCCGCCGAGACGCTCGCGGCAAGCCACCCCGAGCTGAACGTGCTCGTCAACAACGCGGGCATCATGCTGCCGGAGAACCTCCTCGACCCGGCCTCCCTCCCGGTCGCCGAGGACCACGTCACGGTCAACCTGCTCGGCACGATCCGGATGACGTACGCCTTCCTGCCGCTGCTGGTGGGCAAGGACGACGCGGTCGTCATGAACGTCACCTCCGCGCTGGCGTTCGTACCGCTGCCGATCACCCCGACCTACAACGCGACCAAGGCCGCGCTGCACTCCTTCTCCGAGAGCCTGCGCATCCAGCTCGCCGGTGCTGACGCCGGCGTCCAGGTGATCGAGGTGGTCCCACCGGCTGTGCGCACGACCCTGCTGGGTCAGGAGGACAGCGAGACGGCCATGCCGCTCGACGACTTCCTCTCCGAGACCCTGACCCTCCTGCGCGAGAAGCCCGACGCCAAGGAAAACATCGTCGAGCAAGCCAGGTTCGTGCGCGACGCGGAGGCCAACGGCACGTACGACGACGTCCTGGCCATGCTCAGCAAGATCGGCTGA